A single genomic interval of Lathyrus oleraceus cultivar Zhongwan6 chromosome 7, CAAS_Psat_ZW6_1.0, whole genome shotgun sequence harbors:
- the LOC127103143 gene encoding uncharacterized protein LOC127103143 codes for MSQTGGSSSSHSVAFRVMRLCRPSFNVDPPLRIDPDDLFVGEDHFDDPSAPSAADLIAPDSDPSYRDRFLLHHFSDSMGLSGLLVLPQSFGAIYLGETFCSYISINNSSNIEVREVIIKAEIQTERQRILLLDTSKAPVETIRAGGRYDFIVEHDVKELGPHTLVCTALYNDGDGERKYLPQFFKFIVANPLSVRTKVRVIKETTFLEACIENHTKSNLFMDQVDFEPAQHIGATILIGDGHHSEKDSPTKETFKPPVLIRSGGGIYNYLYQLKSSLDDSAQTKVEGSNVLGKLQITWRTNLGEPGRLQTQQILGTPTTKKEIELQVVEVPSIINLQRPFALKLNLTNLTERGVGPFEVSVSQNGSPEETAVMINGLQSMVLSQVEALGSTNFSLNLIATKPGIQRITGITVFDTREMKSYEPLPDLEIFVGMD; via the exons ATGAGTCAAACTGGAGGATCTTCATCTTCTCACTCAGTGGCGTTTAGGGTTATGCGACTTTGCCGTCCATCCTTCAATGTCGATCCTCCCCTTCGTATCGATCCCGACGACCTCTTCGTCGGTGAAGACCACTTTGACGATCCTTCAGCCCCTTCCGCCGCAGACCTCATCGCCCCCGATTCCGATCCCAGTTATCGCGACCGCTTCCTCCTTCATCATTTCTCCGATTCCATGGGTCTCTCTGGCCTCCTCGTTCTCCCTCAGTCCTTCGG AGCAATTTACTTGGGAGAGACTTTCTGTAGCTATATAAGTATAAACAATAGCTCCAATATTGAAGTCAGAGAAGTTATTATCAAG GCTGAAATACAAACAGAGAGACAGAGAATACTTCTGTTAGATACGTCGAAAGCACCAGTTGAGACTATACGTGCTGGTGGGCGTTATGACTTTATTGTCGAACATGATGTCAAAGAGCTTGGACCTCACAC GCTGGTTTGCACTGCATTGTACAATGATGGTGATGGAGAGCGTAAATATCTTCCTCAATTTTTCAAGTTCATCGTTGCTAATCCACTTTCTGTCAGGACAAAG GTCCGCGTTATCAAG GAAACTACCTTTTTGGAGGCTTGTATTGAAAACCATACTAAATCTAACCTTTTCATGGACCAAGTTGATTTTGAACCTGCTCAGCATATTGGTGCAACAATACTTATAGGTGATGGGCACCATTCTGAGAAAGATAGTCCTACAAA GGAGACATTTAAGCCACCGGTACTAATAAGATCTGGTGGAGGAATTTACAACTATCTCTACCAATTGAAGTCATCATTGGATGATTCTGCTCAAACTAAAGTTGAGGGAAGTAACGTTCTTGGTAAACTCCAAATAACATGGCGAACAAATTTGGGTGAACCTGGCCGCCTGCAGACCCAGCAAATATTGGGGACT CCAACAACAAAGAAAGAGATTGAGTTGCAAGTTGTAGAAGTTCCATCTATCATTAACCTTCAAAGACCATTCGCG CTAAAACTGAATCTTACAAACCTGACAGAGAGAGGGGTTGGCCCGTTTGAAGTTAGTGTGTCCCAAAATGGTTCACCTGAGGAGACAGCTGTTATGATTAATGGTCTTCAATCAATG GTTTTATCACAGGTTGAGGCGTTAGGATCCACTAATTTCAGCCTG AATCTCATAGCTACTAAACCTGGAATTCAGAGAATAACAGGCATTACAGTGTTCGATACAAGGGAGATGAAATCTTATGAACCACTTCCTGATTTAGAG ATTTTTGTGGGCATGGATTAA
- the LOC127105217 gene encoding E3 ubiquitin-protein ligase AIRP2 isoform X1 produces MYVASMRKSFKDSLKLLEADIQHANTLASDFPREYDGACLQMRMSYSPAAHLFLFFVQWTDCHLAGALGLLRILIYKVYVDGTTTMSTHERKASIREFYAVIYPSLLQLERGVTDSEDKKQKAVCMERYRRRDDDDYWQSSDVDIEREDECGICMEMNSKIVLPNCNHAMCLKCYREWRTISQSCPFCRDSLKRVNSGDLWVFTDRRDVVDMATVTRENLRRVFMYIDKLPLIVPDSIFDMYDSHIRLNWYYLTRDLHNLLLSELLELLLWM; encoded by the exons ATGTACGTGGCTTCCATGCGCAAGTCTTTCAAGGATTCCTTAAAACTCCTTGAAGCTGATATCCAACACGCCAATACTCT GGCTTCAGATTTTCCTAGAGAGTATGATGGTGCATGCCTTCAGATGAGAATGTCATATAGTCCAGCTGCGCACTTGTTTCTGTTTTTTGTTCAATGGACTGATTGTCATCTTGCTGGAGCTCTTGGATTGTTAAGAATCCTAATTTATAAG GTCTATGTCGATGGAACAACCACCATGTCTACCCATGAAAGAAAAGCAAGTATAAGGGAATTCTATG CTGTCATTTATCCATCTTTATTGCAACTTGAAAGAGGTGTCACTGATTCTGAGGATAAAAAACAAAAGGCTGTATGTATGGAGAGGTACCGTCGAAGAGATGATGATGACTACTGGCAATCTTCTGACGTAGATATTGAAAGAGAAGATGAATGTGGGATATGCATGGAGATGAATAGTAAAATTGTCTTGCCCAACTGTAATCATGCTATGTGCCTCAAGTGTTACCGAGAATG GCGAACAATATCACAGTCGTGCCCATTTTGCCGTGACAGTCTGAAGAGAGTGAACTCGGGGGATCTCTGGGTATTCACTGATAGAAGGGATGTGGTTGATATGGCAACTGTGACAAGGGAGAATCTCAGAAGGGTTTTCATGTACATAGACAAGTTGCCTTTGATTGTTCCAGACTCCATCTTTGACATGTATGACTCTCACATAAG ATTGAATTGGTACTACTTAACCAGAGATTTGCACAATCTACTCTTGTCTGAGTTACTTGAGTTGCTTCTTTGGATGTAA
- the LOC127106969 gene encoding stem-specific protein TSJT1 produces the protein MLGIFNKNVVNPPQELNCPAPLNSSNKPKLPDEILQHFISFDPSHAFSVNFGKDAVLGYSPSNNHQGMFCGLDNIYCAFMGGLNNLSNLIKQYGLSKGTNEANFIIEAYRTLRDRGPYPADQVIKELDGSFGFIIFDNKAETVFVASDRNGQIELFWGIAADGSVVISENVELVKASCAKSFAPFPSGCMFHSEHGLTSYEHPMKKMKSMPRVDSEGAMCGANFSVDSQSKKSTMPRNGSEANWATWGSQV, from the exons ATGTTAGGAATTTTCAACAAAAATGTGGTGAATCCACCTCAAGAGCTTAATTGTCCAGCTCCATTGAATTCATCCAATAAACCTAAACTTCCTGATGAAATCCTTCAACATTTCATATCATTCGATCCTTCCCATGCTTTCTCCGTCAACTTTGGAAAGGATGCTGTTCTAGGTTATTCTCCTTCAAACAACCATCAAGG GATGTTTTGTGGTTTGGATAACATATATTGTGCTTTCATGGGGGGCTTGAACAACCTGAGTAACCTGATAAAGCAATATGGGCTATCAAAGGGAACAAATGAGGCCAATTTCATCATTGAAGCCTATAGGACACTTCGTGACAGAGGTCCATATCCTGCTGATCAAGTCATCAAGGAACTTGATGGTAGTTTTGGATTTATCATCTTTGATAACAAAGCTGAAACAGTTTTTGTTGCTTCA GATCGTAATGGACAGATTGAGCTTTTCTGGGGTATTGCAGCGGATGGTTCGGTAGTTATTTCTGAGAATGTGGAGCTTGTTAAAGCAAGTTGTGCTAAGTCATTTGCACCATTCCCATCTG GGTGCATGTTTCACAGTGAGCATGGTCTAACAAGTTATGAGCATCCAATGAAGAAAATGAAGTCAATGCCACGTGTTGATAGTGAAGGCGCTATGTGTGGGGCCAACTTTTCTGTTGACTCTCAATCAAAGAAGTCAACGATGCCACGTAATGGAAGCGAAGCAAATTGGGCCACATGGGGCTCACAAGTTTGA
- the LOC127105217 gene encoding E3 ubiquitin-protein ligase AIRP2 isoform X2, with amino-acid sequence MYVASMRKSFKDSLKLLEADIQHANTLASDFPREYDGACLQMRMSYSPAAHLFLFFVQWTDCHLAGALGLLRILIYKVYVDGTTTMSTHERKASIREFYAVIYPSLLQLERGVTDSEDKKQKAVCMERYRRRDDDDYWQSSDVDIEREDECGICMEMNSKIVLPNCNHAMCLKCYREWRTISQSCPFCRDSLKRVNSGDLWVFTDRRDVVDMATVTRENLRRVFMYIDKLPLIVPDSIFDMYDSHIRSDVIGRSN; translated from the exons ATGTACGTGGCTTCCATGCGCAAGTCTTTCAAGGATTCCTTAAAACTCCTTGAAGCTGATATCCAACACGCCAATACTCT GGCTTCAGATTTTCCTAGAGAGTATGATGGTGCATGCCTTCAGATGAGAATGTCATATAGTCCAGCTGCGCACTTGTTTCTGTTTTTTGTTCAATGGACTGATTGTCATCTTGCTGGAGCTCTTGGATTGTTAAGAATCCTAATTTATAAG GTCTATGTCGATGGAACAACCACCATGTCTACCCATGAAAGAAAAGCAAGTATAAGGGAATTCTATG CTGTCATTTATCCATCTTTATTGCAACTTGAAAGAGGTGTCACTGATTCTGAGGATAAAAAACAAAAGGCTGTATGTATGGAGAGGTACCGTCGAAGAGATGATGATGACTACTGGCAATCTTCTGACGTAGATATTGAAAGAGAAGATGAATGTGGGATATGCATGGAGATGAATAGTAAAATTGTCTTGCCCAACTGTAATCATGCTATGTGCCTCAAGTGTTACCGAGAATG GCGAACAATATCACAGTCGTGCCCATTTTGCCGTGACAGTCTGAAGAGAGTGAACTCGGGGGATCTCTGGGTATTCACTGATAGAAGGGATGTGGTTGATATGGCAACTGTGACAAGGGAGAATCTCAGAAGGGTTTTCATGTACATAGACAAGTTGCCTTTGATTGTTCCAGACTCCATCTTTGACATGTATGACTCTCACATAAG AAGTGATGTTATCGGAAGATCAAATTAA
- the LOC127105217 gene encoding E3 ubiquitin-protein ligase AIRP2 isoform X3, which translates to MYVASMRKSFKDSLKLLEADIQHANTLASDFPREYDGACLQMRMSYSPAAHLFLFFVQWTDCHLAGALGLLRILIYKVYVDGTTTMSTHERKASIREFYAVIYPSLLQLERGVTDSEDKKQKAVCMERYRRRDDDDYWQSSDVDIEREDECGICMEMNSKIVLPNCNHAMCLKCYREWCNFNNRYHEYEGEQYHSRAHFAVTV; encoded by the exons ATGTACGTGGCTTCCATGCGCAAGTCTTTCAAGGATTCCTTAAAACTCCTTGAAGCTGATATCCAACACGCCAATACTCT GGCTTCAGATTTTCCTAGAGAGTATGATGGTGCATGCCTTCAGATGAGAATGTCATATAGTCCAGCTGCGCACTTGTTTCTGTTTTTTGTTCAATGGACTGATTGTCATCTTGCTGGAGCTCTTGGATTGTTAAGAATCCTAATTTATAAG GTCTATGTCGATGGAACAACCACCATGTCTACCCATGAAAGAAAAGCAAGTATAAGGGAATTCTATG CTGTCATTTATCCATCTTTATTGCAACTTGAAAGAGGTGTCACTGATTCTGAGGATAAAAAACAAAAGGCTGTATGTATGGAGAGGTACCGTCGAAGAGATGATGATGACTACTGGCAATCTTCTGACGTAGATATTGAAAGAGAAGATGAATGTGGGATATGCATGGAGATGAATAGTAAAATTGTCTTGCCCAACTGTAATCATGCTATGTGCCTCAAGTGTTACCGAGAATG GTGCAATTTCAACAATAGGTATCATGAATATGAAG GCGAACAATATCACAGTCGTGCCCATTTTGCCGTGACAGTCTGA